From a single Peromyscus maniculatus bairdii isolate BWxNUB_F1_BW_parent chromosome 4, HU_Pman_BW_mat_3.1, whole genome shotgun sequence genomic region:
- the LOC102913282 gene encoding BPI fold-containing family A member 1: MFLVGSLVVLCGLLAQSSAQLAGLPLPLGQGLPLPLGQGLPLAVTPVLPSNPTGHLAGSFTDALSGGLLSGGLLGILESIPLLDIIKSGNGNSNGLVGGLLGKLTSSIPLLNSILDIKITDAQLLELGLVQSPDGHRLYVTIPLGLTLKVNTPLVGIGILELAVKLNITAEVLAVKDNQGRIHLVLGDCTHSPGSLQITLLNGVTPLQSVLDNLTGILTKVLPDLVQGKVCPLVNEILSHLDVTLVHDIAELLIHGLQFVIKI; the protein is encoded by the exons ATGTTTCTAGTTGGGAGCCTCGTTGTCCTCTGTGGGCTGCTGGCCCAGAGCTCGGCCCAGCTGGCAGGGCTGCCCTTGCCCCTGGGCCAGGGTCTGCCCTTGCCCTTGGGCCAGGGTCTGCCTTTGGCCGTGAccccagttctgccttcaaatCCCACAGGCCATCTTGCCGGAAGCTTCACAGACG CTCTCAGCGGTGGCCTGCTGTCTGggggactgttgggcattttggaAAGTATTCCACTCCTGGATATTATAAAGTCTGGAAACGGGAATTCTAACGGCCTGGTTGGGGGCCTGCTTGGAAAACTGACTTCATCAATCCCTCTCCTGAACAGCATCCTTGA CATAAAAATCACTGACGCCCAACTGCTGGAACTTGGCCTTGTGCAGAGCCCTGACGGCCATCGTCTCTACGTCACCATCCCTCTGGGCTTGACACTCAAAGTGAACAC GCCCCTGGTTGGAATTGGAATTTTGGAACTGGCTGTGAAGTTGAACATCACCGCAGAAGTCTTGGCTGTGAAAGACAATCAGGGGAGGATCCACCTGGTCCTTGGTGACTGCACCCACTCCCCTGGCAGCCTGCAAATCACCTTGCTCAATGG AGTCACTCCCCTTCAAAGCGTTTTAGACAACCTCACAGGGATATTGACTAAAGTCCTTCCTGACCTGGTGCAGGGCAAG GTATGTCCTCTGGTCAACGAGATTCTCAGCCATTTGGATGTCACCCTGGTGCACGACATTGCTG AATTACTGATCCATGGACTACAATTTGTCATCAAGATCTAG